The Falco rusticolus isolate bFalRus1 chromosome 4, bFalRus1.pri, whole genome shotgun sequence genome includes the window CGGCCGGTGGCACCCCACGCcgtggggcagggctggggtgcggggggctgggggacccACTGGTGAGGGCTGCGTGGCTGCGTCATCCCTCCGTGCCATCCGCACCCGGCCACCCACTTCCCCGCTATTGTCTTACACCTGCTGTTGCTTCTGCTCCCAAATTAGAtgctttggggaggggggagtgggggggggctggctgcgCACGggtgccagcacagcacccagcctcCCCCCCGGCACCCCAGGGAGGGAGCGCTTGCCCCTTCACCCACCCCTTCTCTGGGCACCCCTGCCACGGTGGGGGCGCTCTCGCCTGTGGGGCGCAGGTGCTGGCCCCAATGTGGGGCTAGGTGCCAGCCTCACTTGTGGGGTACCCCACGAGAGCTGAGCCCCCCTGAGCCAGCCTCGGGCAGGGGAGGGTGCCAGTGCTCAGCCCTGGCAGGATGGGTCCCCACTAAACCAATGGGAACTAATTTTATGAGCGCAGATTAGCTGAGCACTCACAGAGACAGCAATAAAATCCCGATATATCATCCCACCCGGGTCCCCTTCCCAGCTAATCCTGGCATCATGCCGCCGGCGCTGGCAGCATTCCCACCCACCCGcaggccagccctgcctgtgccagcccgTGGCACCGAGCCTGCCGccatgccagcagctgccaggacaGCCCTCGTCCCCCTCGGCTGGCCACAGTGGCATGGTAGAGCCGAGGTCGTGTGGCAGGGGGCCATGCAGGTGCCAGGCAGGACACGTTTGCCAGGGAGGCTGTTGGGATGAACCAAGTGTGGGCTGGAAAGCCTCACCCGGTCTGTGGCATGGGCAGGGGTGTCCCATGGGTGGTCTGCTTCTCTTTTGGGGCTGGGTGCACCCTGAGTGGGACAGGGCAGGTGCTCTTGCCCATTGTGGGCTTTCTCGGCAGGAGGGTGCCTGGGTGTCATGTGAGCAGGGAGCACCCATCTTGCAGGCATCGCTGGGGCAGGCACAGAGGGCAGGTCAGCTCCAAGGGATTAAGGCAGGAAGGAGCATCCCCCTTTTCCCTAGCCTGCTGCACCCACAGCCCACCCAGATTTGGGGTCAGTCACCCCAGGGAATGCTGAGGTGCATGCCCAGGGTGCTGTGGACAGGACCACCTTCCTCCCAGAGCTCACGTGGCGGAGACGGGGCCATGCACCCGCAGGTGGGTTGGGTGCTGCCAGGTGCTACCCGTCCCTGCCCCCTCCGAAGGATGTGCCGCTTTCTGCATCTCCAGCTCCCATTGCCATAGCAACAGGCTCGGCGCTTGGGTACCCGCGATGCCGGCTCCCGCATCCCGCACTGCCATCCTGCCCGTGGCCCTCGCTGCCAGGCCCCCGGGcgctgctggcacagcatggcaAGGCCAGCACATCCGCAGCGTGGCATTTCAGGAGCTTTAGCACCGGGTGATGAGTGCCTCCAGCGTCGTGCCAGCATCCCGTTGTGGGGTCCTGCTTGGGTCCATCCAAgaggactgggggggggggggcctgggCAGCCCTGTCTCTTTCTGAGCCATCAGAAAATAGCATCAGCTGGAACTTCCTCCTGGTAACAgggtgggaaaaggaaaaaaatcacttcatgGGACCAATTTTTTGCTGGGAAGCTTCCAAGCAGGGTCTGGTTTCGAAGGGTTCTCAGCAGGAAAGCAAGGGGCAAAATGTCCTGCCAAAAGGGCCAGAGGAGCTGGCACGTGCCGAGGTCGGTGACCTgcccactgcaggcagcaggagtgCCGGCACTGCTGAACAGCCGTGCCCGCCTGCCCGGTGCTGCAGTTGGGCACCCGGGGCTGGTCAGGGCCAGGGAGCTGAGGCTGGTGTAAGTCACTGCACATGTGACAGTGTGCAATGATGTTTTGCCTGGGGAAACCCTGACTACAGAAATGTCACCGTGAGGCAAAACCGGGGCAAAACCGAGCTGAGATACCGGAAAGGGTCTGTGCCTCCACTTGCTTCCCTAGTGGGTGCTCCAGGCTCTGCGCTAGCCCTGGCTACTTAATAAATCATTAACAATCTGTGAACTGGGGCCAGGGGGGCTGGCTCGCAGCCCTGCCGGCGCCCCAAGCCCAGGCAGAGCGGCCGGATGCCACGGGGATGGACGCGCATTGGTGGCATTGGGCATGTGGTGGCTTGTGGTAGCCAGGGAGCAAAAGCAGCCGCTGTACTTCGTCAGGTTTTACAGCACTAGCTGTAACTAGCACGGCTCGGGGGGGGCTGGTGCAGTTCCGGGGGGTGGAGGGTGGTGCCGGGGTGCTCACcgcctctccctgccctgccagcaccgGGCCCTGCGATGCCGTTTGGCTGCGTGACACTGGGAGACAAGAAAGATTATAACCAGCCGTCTGAGGTGACCGACAGATATGACCTGGGCCAGGTCATCAAAACGTGAGTTGGTCCCTCCCTGGCCCCGCGGGTGCCCCAGGGACCCCAACCGCCTGTGTGCTGcgggctgaggagcagcacgATGCTGCCCATGGtccacagctgggctgggcagggcacaTGCTGGGGTGGCTGTCCCCTAGTCCCTCTcgctgctgggggtggggggtatcTGTCGCCAGCTCCAAGGAGGGTGGCGAggtttcccagctgctgctggctgcagctgggcagctccCCGTATCGCTACCTCCTCCCCCCAGATTTGCGGGGATTGCAGCAATTCCACACGATCCCAGCTCCCCTGAGTGCTCCAGGAAGCAGGAGGGCTCTGCTCCAGTAAAGAAAAGGACAGATGTCGTCTGCAGGGGacaagtgctgctgcttccccactTTGATTGCTATGCTGGGGGACCCGCTTTGATTGCTATGCTGGGGGACCCGCTAGGAAGCACTTCAAAAAATGAAGCCCCCAGACCCAACTGAGAGTGGTTTGACCCcaaaatattcagcagaaatTTTTCCATCGGCCTTCAAAACACCAGGACCGCTTGGCTGTGGGTCATGCCTGGCAGGGTGATGTGTTGTGGCAGTGGGGACCTGTTTGGGTGCTCCTAGAGCTTTACTCCatcctctgggcagcctgtcccaaaACCCATGGgtcccagctgccctgcacccAAGGCGGTGGCCATGAGGATTTTGGTGCAGCCGGGGGGTGCAGGAAAGCCCAAGGCTTTGGCAGAGCGGTGCCAAGTGTGCCCCAGGGGCTCCCCTGCGGCTCTGGCCTGGCCGATGGGCTCGAGCACCATTAATAATAGAACAGAAATAttgcagcatccccaggcaaCCGGTGCATatccccttctttcttcccgACTGCAGCACTGACATTAATGTTGGGGtgtgctgctgttctgccttGGCATGGGCAGCTCGGCAGTGGGTCTGACCCcggctgctgtggggagggggctttttAATCAGCAAATTTCCTCCCTTCCCTATTGATCTGCTTGTTCCATATCAGTTCCTTCTCACTggctttcacacacacacatcctctTGCCTCCAGAGAGACTCTTCACTGCAGCTTCCTTccaccccagcagcatctcccctcaCTGCTGGgattggggtggggtgggggtgctggtgggtcTGGGGACCACCCAAGCACCACGAGCTGGGCAGTCCCCAGGGGGGTGACAGCTGCAGGCACCCTTGCAGGGAGGAGTTCTGTGAAATCTTCCGGGCCAAGGAGAAGACAACAGGGAAGCTGTACACCTGCAAGAAGTTTCTGAAGCGAGATGGGCGGAAAGTGCGGAAGGCGGCCAAAAATGAGATCATTATCCTCAAAATGTgagtgctggggccagggggGGCTTCCAGGCAAAGCAGGGACCCCTGCCCATGCCCCTATGTGTCTGTAGGGTGAAGCACCCCAACATTCTACAGCTGGTGGACGTCTACATCACCCGCAAGGAGTATTTCATCTTCCTGGAGCTGTAAGTTttgggggtgcggggggctggcggggggtgCCCCGTTGGGGGTGTGtcttggcagagctgctgttggcAGGGCCACTGGCCGGGAAGTCTTCGACTGGATCCTGGACCAGGGGTACTATTCGGAGAGGGACACCAGCAACGTCATCCGGCAGGTGCTGGAGGCGGTTGCCTACCTGCACTCACTCAAGATTGTCCACAGGAACCTCAAGGTGGGTGGGGGAGTGGGTGGGAGGACCCGTGGGTGCTGgtgtgccccccaccccagtgctcACGGCCCTTGCGCCCGCAGCTGGAGAACCTGGTGTACTATAACCGCCTGAAGAACTCCAAGATCGTCATCAGCGACTTCCACCTGGCCAAGTTGGAGAATGGGCTCATCAAGGAGCCCTGTGGCACCCCTGAGTACCTGGGTGGGTGAGAGCCAGCCGGGCGGGCGGGTGGGTGGGCGGGGGTGGGTAGCACTGCCGGGGTCCCAGCAcgtccctgctgctcctggccacACTGGGGACCAGTCCTGGGGGCTCCCATCGGATACGTGATGGTCATGGGTGCTCCTGGCAGGTCCCTCCTGCTTCCCATCACCCCAGGGCTGATCCTGGGTTCTCCCAGTGGGTCCCTGTGGCTCCCCATCACCCCGGGGCTGATCCTGGGTGCTCCTGCTgggtctctgctgctccccatcaCCCCGGGGCCAATGCACGGTGCTCCCAGTCGGTatctccctctccccatcaccctgggggtgaggggccaGGGCACTGGGGaccccggggcagggctgctctcctgTCCCTCGCAGCTCCGGAGGTGGTGGGGCGGCAGCGGTACGGGCGGCCAGTGGACTGCTGGGCCATCGGCGTCATCATGTACATCCTGTGAGTGCGGGGTGAAGGCCAGGGTGGTCGTGGGGGGCCAGGGGCCAGGGGCTGGTCTAAGCCCCCCTACCCTGTCCCCCAGCCTCTCGGGGAACCCCCCCTTCTATGAGGAGGCAGACGAGGATGACTATGAGAACCATGACAAGAACCTCTTCCGCAAAATCCTGGCTGGGGACTACGAATTTGATCCGCCATACTGGGACGACATCTCGCAGGCAGGTGAGCCCTGCACTgggagggggacacacacaggGTCCCAcgttgtccccctgcactcacTTCCccaccctgtgtccccagccaAGGAGCTGGTGACGCGCCTGATGGAGGTGGAGCAGGACCAGCGGATCACAGCGGAGGAGGCCATCTCCCACGAGTGGTGAGGGGCAgcgggggtgggcagggggctgggggggggctggcaggggctgctcaCCCCTCCCTGCCTACCCAGGATCTCCGGCAACGCTGCCTCCGACAAGAACATCAAGGATGGTGTCTGTGCCCAGATCGAGAAGAACTTTGCCCGGGCCAAGTGGAAGGTGGGTGGGGGTgccccgtgcctcagtttcccctctcagccgagcccagcccagctgtcagcctggggcagggggcggggctgccaccccctgcgaccccaccagccccccgcAGGCATCCCTGGTGGGGGACCCGACGCCCCGGTGAGGGGCCCGGGGGCAGGGCAGcaccccaccgccccccgcctcTCCCTCCGCCCGCAGAAAGCCGTGCGAGTGACGACGCTCATGAAACGCCTGCGGGCGCCCGAGCAGACGGAgacggccccggccccggcccccgccgccgccgccgccgccgccacggACACTGCGGCCCCCGGCacgccgcccgccgccgcgcagtccccggccccccgcccgccgcccgccgccacGTGTAATGGGGacggggccgccgccgccgaggcCCCCAGCGAGCAGGCCGGCTGAGCGGCGCCCCCCGCTCCTCTGTACATAGCCCCGGCAtggcccccccgcgcccccgcctGCGGCCCCTTTTCTACGTGCCCCGACGGAGAGCCGGCCGCGGGGCAGAGCCCTGCATGGAGCCCGTCCTCCCCggcccccctctcccccctcgGTGGCTTTGCCGGTCGGTctgtcccccccgccccgtcactcccccctccccctgctctcTCAGTCTGTCCCCCGCCGCCGTCCTCCCCCGGGGATGCCCAGAGATACGGGGCAGCCCTCCGGCCGCGAGCcccgcagggctgggggggcggcgcggggccccCGGACACGCGTGCATGTGCGGGGCCGTGAGAGGGTCGCGGGCAGAGCATCTGCACCACCCCCCCCTCCCATCCCGGGGGGGCGCAGCGGGCAGAGCACCTGGCAGCCCCCCTCATCCCGGGGGGCCGCGTAGCGGGGGGCGAGGCGGCACGgaccccctccccgcccgggGGCGGCCCGCGCGCCCCCGCGCATCGTGTCCGGAGGATCCCGAGCGgcctccccgtgcccccccggCCCGGACCCCGCTTCCCCCCCGCAGCTGCATGCCTGCAGGGCCGGCTCTGCCCGCGGCTgccgccggcgccccccgcTGTATCTCTGGCAAATAAAGACCCGCTGAGGACAAACTGAGACGGCACCAGCGCCTGCCCTGTCTCTCTGTGGGGCCCTGTCCAActcggcgggcggcggggcccgcccCGGTTGGGAGCGGCAGGGCCCTGCGGCAGCTTctcccggcccccgcccgccccgggaAGGAGCCGCGCGGCCCAGCGGCCGTCGTTAGGCTCCAGGGTACACGGGCGCGGCgagcggggggagccgggggccTGTCCCCGCCCTCGCGCGCAGGACACGCCCCCTCAGGCTCCGCCCCCGGCCGTGGAGCGGGGCCGCGCTAGCCCCGTGAGGTCACTTCCGGGCCGCGCCGGAAGCAGCGGGCGCGCGGCTGGCTTTGAATCGGCCAACGCCGCGCGGCTGGTCCGGTACCGGCGCCGAGGCCCCGCCATGCCTATCCGGGCCCTGTGCACCATCTGCTCCGACTTCTTCGACAATGAGCGGGACGTGGCGGCCGTGCCGTGCGGGCACACCTTCCACTGCGCCTGGTGAGCGGCCCGTTCCGCGGAGACCCCGCTGTGGCGGCGCCCCCTGAGGGTCTTTGGCTGCTCGCTGCGCGCCCGCTGCCtccgcccccgcccggctcgGTCTCCCTGCGGCCGGCGGGGGCCCTGCCCACCTTGGCAGTCGTAGCGGCGGCAGTTCCGCTCAGCGGGGCGTCGGAGGTACCCGCGAAGCTGCTGCGGGAGCCTCGGCTGCGTTGTCGCTGCTCTGCCGGTGGCCTCCCTTCTCCGGGAGGGCCGGTGCCAGCAGATCGCTCCCACACAGGGTGTTTATCTGGAGGGAGCAGTGTGAGATTGCGGCTGAAGCCTCCCAGGCAATTTCATGCTTTTGCTGGAACCGCTTTGCAAGTGTTTGTGTTGGAAGGAAACGATTCTTCTCAGGAAATAAATTCTGCATGTGGGGAGGGAGCGGGCATTTGCTTTTGTGGCCAACTAACTTGGACAGGGACCACAGCTCGCAGGTGTGTCAGTCACCTCTTAACCAGCAGCTTGGGCTGACTCTGCTCTAACAGccagcagaggagggagaaCTTCCAAAGGTTATCTGCCAGCTCCAGATTGTTACCCTGCTccaaaaataaactgtttgaAGTGTGACGTGATGGCTTGGTTGCAGAATGTGTTAGTAGCTCTCCCGGGGAGCCCGACAGGCTTGCATTCGTCATCTCGGAGCAGAGACTGGCCTGGTCTCCCGTGCTCCACGGATGCGTGTTCAGTGTTAGTGGCGCCCTTTGAAGCTGACCAAACTGGGGATCTCTCAGCTGTTGTTACCCTGATATAGCGGCTCTTGTGCTGAGTCCTCTGCTGTGGTTCTGTTCACTCCTGAGAAGCTACAGTTGTTCAAAGGCTCTCTCCCAGGGAGATCTGAGCTCTGTAAAAACTCTGCCCTGGTAAAGATGAGCTCACATGCTAAATTCAGCTGGGAATTGTCTCAGAGAGGAAGGTAGAGCGCACATGCTGGAACACAGCGTTCCCATTAACTGCACCTCTGGACtaaatgtttgcatttctgtttttagTTTGTAAGAAGGAGTCACATCCTGCTGTCCTCTGGTGAGTTGGGGGGTGGTCCCTGGGAGTAGTACTCCTGGATTTTAAAGATTTACtgtacattttcctttcctttcttagTCTCATCCAGTGGTTTGACACAGCACCGAGCCGGACTTGCCCACAGTGCAGAATCCAGGTAAAACCGTCACCTACGTACACCTCTCTATTTCTGCCCTTCTGTAGCATGATGCTTTGGAAATGGCACTGAGGAGCTGTGGCCTAGGTCTGTGGTGATACGAGGGAAAGGCTCATGGTATGAAGCAGGGAGATCTTTCTGTCACTTGAGGCTCTCCCCAAAGGCTTAGAGGGTGAATTGCTTTCAGCCACCCTTCTGATCAGAGGGGTGGTCCGACAatgccctgctgctctctgtgttCTGGgttttcatggctttttttttaggCTGAGTAAGTATTGGCATAATGATAGAAAAGGCTGCAGTGGGTTAGTTGGGACATAACTTGTTTCTAAAGTactctgctgcttgctgtcaGGTAAACAGCCCATTCTGCTGTACGTGGTCACATAATTGAGTCCTTGCTTTGAAGCCCTCGGCCCtttgctgagaaaagcaaaggctggggagggaaggaaggatggaTGTGTTCTGCTTCTGAGACAGGAAGCCAAGGCTTGGGGGTCCAGTGGCTTAATCGGGAGCTGAAGTTCTTCGAAGTCCCATGTATCACCAGCCTTGATGCTGCCGCTGGGTCTTGGTGTGTAGTGGCTGCAGGAGATGTTGCCTCACACTCAAATGTAGGTTTTTACCCAGCTGCAGATTGGGcttgttctgtgtttgtgcttctttcttcctctcaaGGTCTTGGCCCTTGTTCCTTCTCTGACTTGTTGATTCCCTCTGTTCTTCACTGCCTCTTACATCTCTGGGTTACCATGGAGTTATCGCGAAATAACATCTTATGTAGCAGTAACCATGCAATTAGCTGGTGTCATGACTGTATATAATACTTAAAACACAAAGCTGTAACTGCATGGGGGAGGTGTGGAGAGCTATCAAATTCAATTACAGCAccttctgcctgcagaaagcagcacgTACTTCTGTCTTAGGATTTGGCATCATGTTAGCTCAGCGTCAGCTGCTTGGGCCTTAGCTGCCAGAGAACAGACTGCGCTTGATTCAGAAATGCCTGAATCTTTCTGCTCTGGCTCAGGAGCCTGGCTAGAGTCGCGCTTCCAAAACTGAGTGGGGggtctgctgctgtgctgatgaGCCAAAGCAGAGCATCGTCACTAATGACATCAAGCACTGATCTGACTTGCCTTTCACGGCCTGGCATCTGTCTTCCATGTATCTGTTGTATTTCCATATCTGTGCCCATCAACCTCTTCTGTCTCCTGTGTTTAGGTCAGCAAAAGACACATCATCAATAAGCTGTATTTTGATGTTGCCCTGGAGGAGCAGACAGCACTGGATGCAGAGACCTTGCAGGTAATTTGACTGGTGGTTCTTCCATGGTGTGATGCTTCAGCATCTTGGAAGTGTGGCCTGGGCTGCCCAGTCCTCTGCTAACAGCTGCTTCCTGAGCTGGTGCTCGCTGTGCTGTGCTCATCTTTCAGACCTGAAGCACGTAAGTGTCTCTTGCCTCTCTCTGTTCTCCCTCTTGGCCCTTATCTAGTCTGCTCTTTTGTAAGGAAGTTTCCACGCGGTGGTTTAGAGTTCCCCCTGACCAGATCTCGGGTGGTGGGTTGAGAAGCCGCCTCTACTTCACTGCTCTTCCTTTTGGTTCTCACCTTACCTGGAAACCTCCTGAAGCAGCATCAAATAAAAATCcaactgctgcttctcccttggGTCTTGAAGCCCTGAGGATGAGGTTACAGACTTTTGCCAAAAGGtaggagaaggaaaaatcccaaacacagcgATTTGCTGCTGGTGTCTGGGCCGCAGCTGTGTGTGAGCCCTGCTAGCCCCTCTGGAAAGAAGGGGATTTTAGGGGAAGTGCCACCTCCTCACTTCTGTGCAGGTAGGTTTGTTTGCCCAGACTGTAAGGAAATGGGGCAAGGTGGTGCAAAGTCATGGTTCCCCAAGGGATATTAGGCAAGGGACTGCCTGAAGCTGCACCAACAGTGATGAGGCTGGGTTGCTGACGGGGGATCCTGGCTGGcgctggggtgctgggtgatgATCTCCAAGTGCCACCCTTAGGTGTGGAGAACTGGGGGTGAGAAGGGATGCTGGCAGAGTGGCTGTTCCATGTTCTCCTTTGTTTAGTGTGGAGGAAGTATGGCTCCTTCTGTCTTGGGAGTTAcctctttccaaaaaaaaaaaagtaatgtttgaCCTTGGTATAATGGGACGCTTGTACCCTCTTGTGTTTAGAATCAGCATGTGCAGCAATTACCATAATTAGCAGTTGCCATGACAATGCTATATGTGTatcatatgtttttaaaataaagccaggCTATAATGTCAGCAGCACTGTAATTCTTGAAGACCACTGATAAAGAAACTGAAGGCCGAAGTATGTGTgctgaggaaatgaaaaagcatctCTGGGCACTTGAGGCTGTGTGCCGTAGAAGCAAAGCAATGGCTTGGAGCAGATAAACATTGCCTTTAGTACATATTCAGATCTGTTCTCACAAGTGTAAATAGATGAGTGACTCAGAAATGGGTTGACTGGAGAAAAGTGCCCTGGAAAAGCTTTCTAttccctcacccccaccccaggatCTGAGATGGGTTGCCCCAGCCTTTCActccaggcaggctgtgctgaaGAACTGCTTGCTTGTTCCTGCACAACAAGCTTGATGGTAATTCATCATGCTCCTACAAAGTTTGTTGTGTGGCTGTCTGAGCAACACCTAGCGCTGAGTGAGCAGCTTTGCTAACGAGAGTGCTGAATTCATTGCCTAGTGGGAAAGAACCAAGTTATTTTCTGGGTAGATTGGCATGGTTGGTTTGTACAGGTATTTACTGCCACATGCACTGATCCAGGTTGCTGCTGGGCTGATGCTGGTTTGTCACCAGTTCCTTGTGTGCTGCCCATGCCTTCTGGAGGACATGGGCACCTTAAGAAGATGGTTGACCATCATGAGTGGGATTTAATGTCCCTCTAGACTGGAGTCCTGTCTGTGGTGGGGTACCTGATTCTGGCCTGGGCAGCAGTTCAGCAAAGCAAACTCATGGAGGGCCATCCCTAAATGCTTTAGAGGCTGAGAAAAGAACTGCTGGCATACTCTGCCTGAAGTGGTTTCACCTGAAAAAGCCCCCAAATGCAGGGTTTGTTGCCTGTCTCTGAGAGCCTGGGTGTAGAGTGGTGCTTGGCTTTGTAATCAACTGGTGATGTATCTGTGCAGCCTGCGGATGTCCTGAAATCAGCATTTGGCCTTTTGGCATGAAAAGGTGGTACTGGAGCAAGGGAGTGTGCTTCAATGTGCTAGAAAGCACAGTGTGTAGCTGTGGTCCACTTGTCTTGCAGAGACAAGGTTGGGATGCTCTTCTGAGAACCAGTCTTATGCACTGAGTTGTAAGCGGTCAGAAGGGCTCCCTCGTAATCTGAAACCTCTTTCTGTTGCAGAATTATCCAAATTAACTTTTGGATAACAGTTGTCTTTGGTGCTATTCCTCACTcttgcttctgctctgaaatgttTACGGTCAAAGGAGTGCTGGGGCTGCTTTGCTTCCCACCGCCGGGCATCAGTTTTACTGCAATACTGGAAGGAACTTGGTTCTCTGGAGTAGCTGCAGACCGCAGGCTGAACGCTGTGACATGTCCAAGTGTTTCTGGGTTATGAGCCTGGGTTTATCCTGTATTGCTCTTAAAGATGGTCCTCGGTGATCAGGACAGTCTCTGTGTAGCTGTTCCCAGACCAGGAAAAGTTTGAGTTTTGGGATGTAACACCTTGGTGAGGCTGCCTGGAATGTGACGCTTCCAGTTGCTTGTGATGTATGGGGGGCAGAGAGCCCTGCTTCCAAAGGAAACTAGGAGGCTTTGGCTTGCTCAGCTCGGtgaagaggcaggaggaggatgatTCCTGCCTGTAAACCTGCTGGGGAGGGTAGAAACCTGGGAGGACAGCTGTCTGTTTGTTGTCAGGATATACTCATTTGATCTTGGAAAAACGTGGTCTTGTAAGTCAGGCTGGCAGCAAGAGCAGAGCTTCTATCAGTAGACTGAAAATTGGGAGCAGCCTTTAGGAGCTGTGGTGGAGGATGAGGGATTTCAGATTAAGCTGGTGAATGAGGTAATGTTACATAGCTGCCCACAGTAGCCTGGGATTTCTTTGCTATCATGCTAATTAGTACATCTTGTGAGCTCACTAATCGTTCCTGAATAGGACTCTGAGGAAGCTACTCCAGAACAGTTCCTGCAGCAGAGTTAATTCCATGTCAACCCTCCAGCTGTTGTGCCCTTGGGGCCAAATCCAAGTCAGCTCTGCCAAGCTTTGCGTTTAGTCCCTTTTGCTTACCAAGCTTTACATCCCATATTCTCTTTCCTGCCTTTATTGTTACTAGCGGAGCTTTGCTCTGGTCCTGTCAGATCCGTGGTCACTGGTAGTGCTATTCTCAGCTCAGATTTGCATGTAGCATTCCGAGTTGCACAGATTTGTGTGCTCTGCTTCAGTACTGTGCTGGCattttattg containing:
- the CAMKV gene encoding caM kinase-like vesicle-associated protein isoform X1; this encodes MWWLVVAREQKQPLYFVRFYSTSSPGPAMPFGCVTLGDKKDYNQPSEVTDRYDLGQVIKTEEFCEIFRAKEKTTGKLYTCKKFLKRDGRKVRKAAKNEIIILKMVKHPNILQLVDVYITRKEYFIFLELATGREVFDWILDQGYYSERDTSNVIRQVLEAVAYLHSLKIVHRNLKLENLVYYNRLKNSKIVISDFHLAKLENGLIKEPCGTPEYLAPEVVGRQRYGRPVDCWAIGVIMYILLSGNPPFYEEADEDDYENHDKNLFRKILAGDYEFDPPYWDDISQAAKELVTRLMEVEQDQRITAEEAISHEWISGNAASDKNIKDGVCAQIEKNFARAKWKKAVRVTTLMKRLRAPEQTETAPAPAPAAAAAAATDTAAPGTPPAAAQSPAPRPPPAATCNGDGAAAAEAPSEQAG
- the CAMKV gene encoding caM kinase-like vesicle-associated protein isoform X2; this translates as MPFGCVTLGDKKDYNQPSEVTDRYDLGQVIKTEEFCEIFRAKEKTTGKLYTCKKFLKRDGRKVRKAAKNEIIILKMVKHPNILQLVDVYITRKEYFIFLELATGREVFDWILDQGYYSERDTSNVIRQVLEAVAYLHSLKIVHRNLKLENLVYYNRLKNSKIVISDFHLAKLENGLIKEPCGTPEYLAPEVVGRQRYGRPVDCWAIGVIMYILLSGNPPFYEEADEDDYENHDKNLFRKILAGDYEFDPPYWDDISQAAKELVTRLMEVEQDQRITAEEAISHEWISGNAASDKNIKDGVCAQIEKNFARAKWKKAVRVTTLMKRLRAPEQTETAPAPAPAAAAAAATDTAAPGTPPAAAQSPAPRPPPAATCNGDGAAAAEAPSEQAG